One part of the Glycine soja cultivar W05 chromosome 11, ASM419377v2, whole genome shotgun sequence genome encodes these proteins:
- the LOC114375493 gene encoding uncharacterized protein LOC114375493 codes for MGNCMETYTIGEKQQQQKEEEERGSLSNEEKNGLSMKVVLTKEELKWLILELNKKGEAGGVRLEEMLEEIERGREEKVDQNERGWKPSLESILEAPELLEMDTT; via the coding sequence ATGGGCAACTGCATGGAGACATACACTATAGGGGAGAAACAGCAGCagcaaaaagaagaagaagaaagaggatCATTATCAAATGAAGAGAAGAATGGTCTAAGCATGAAAGTTGTGCTGACAAAGGAGGAACTGAAATGGCTGATACTTGAACTGAACAAGAAAGGAGAAGCTGGAGGAGTGAGGTTGGAAGAAATGCTGGAAGAGATAGAAAGAGGCAGAGAAGAGAAGGTTGATCAGAATGAGAGGGGATGGAAGCCTTCTTTGGAGAGCATCTTGGAGGCTCCTGAATTGCTTGAGATGGACACCACATGA
- the LOC114376532 gene encoding long chain acyl-CoA synthetase 4-like isoform X1, with the protein MAQKRFIIEVERAKEASEGRPSRGPVYRSLFAKDGFPAPIQGLDCCWDVFRLSVEKYPSNPMLGRREIVDGKPGKYKWLTYKEVYDQVMKVGNSIRSCGYGKGVKCGIYGANSAEWIMSMQACNAHGLYCVPLYDTLGAGAIEFIICHSEISIAFAEEKKIPELFKTFPNATKYLKTIVSFGKVTPEQKQEVESFGLAIYSWDEFLLVGQTQSFDLPIKKRSDICTIMYTSGTTGDPKGVLISNESIITLLAGVKRLLESVNEQLTEKDVYISYLPLAHSFDRVIEEIFIWHGASIGFCRGDVKLLIDDVGELKPTIFCAVPRVLDRVYSGLTHKISSGGFLKKTLFNFAYSYKLNNMKKGLRHGEASPLLDKIVFDKVKQGLGGRVRLILSGAAPLSAHVEGYLRVVTCAHVLQGYGLTETCAGTFVSLPNEIEMLGTVGPPVPNGDVCLESVPDMGYNALATTPRGEICLKGKTLFAGYYKCEDLTKEVLIDEWFHTGDIGEWQPNGSMKIIDRKKNIFKLSQGEYVAVENLENIYGQVSSIESIWVYGNSFEAFLVAVVNPSKQALEHWAQENGISMDFNSLCEDARAKSYILEELSKIAKEKKLKGFEFIKAVHIDPIQFDMERDLITPTYKKKRPQLLKYYQNAIDNMYKSGGSKPSA; encoded by the exons ATGGCACAGAAGAGATTCATCATCGAGGTCGAGAGAGCGAAGGAGGCCAGTGAAGGAAGGCCTTCGAGAGGACCTGTCTATCGTAGCCTCTTCGCCAAGGATGGATTCCCTGCTCCCATTCAAGGTCTCGATTGTTGCTGGGACGTTTTTCG ATTGTCTGTTGAGAAATATCCATCAAATCCAATGCTTGGTCGACGGGAAATTGTGGATGGGAAG CCAGGCAAGTACAAGTGGCTAACATACAAAGAAGTATATGACCAGGTGATGAAAGTTGGGAATTCTATCCGCAGCTGTGGTTATGGAAAA GGTGTAAAATGTGGTATTTATGGTGCCAATTCTGCAGAATGGATTATGAGCATGCAG GCTTGCAATGCTCATGGACTTTATTGTGTTCCTTTATATGATACCTTGG GTGCTGGGGCTATAGAGTTTATTATATGCCATTCAGAGATCTCAATTGCATTTgcagaagagaagaagatacCTGAG CTATTCAAGACATTTCCAAATGCAACAAAGTATCTCAAGA CAATTGTAAGCTTCGGAAAGGTTACCCCTGAACAAAAGCAAGAAGTTGAAAGTTTTGGGTTGGCAATATATTCATGGGATGAATTTTTACTAGTG GGTCAAACTCAGAGCTTTGATCTTCCTATTAAGAAAAGGAGTGACATCTGTACAATAATGTATACTAGTGGAACTACCGGTGACCCCAAGGGAGTGTTGATATCAAATGAGAGTATTATTACTCTCTTAGCTGGGGTTAAGCGATTGTTGGAGAGTGTAAATGAACAA TTGACTGAGAAGGATGTATACATATCATACCTTCCACTCGCACATTCTTTTGATAGGGTCATTGAGGAGATATTCATATGGCATGGTGCTTCAATAGGTTTCTGCCGTGGG GATGTCAAATTGTTAATTGATGATGTTGGGGAACTAAAACCAACTATTTTCTGTGCTGTTCCCCGTGTGCTTGATAGAGTGTACTCAG GTTTGACACATAAGATTTCTTCTGGGGGCTTCTTGAAGAAGACATTATTCAACTTTGCTTATTCATA TAAGCTTAATAACATGAAGAAAGGGCTTAGACATGGAGAGGCATCTCCACTTCttgataaaattgtgtttgacaag GTAAAGCAAGGTTTAGGGGGTAGAGTACGTCTTATTTTGTCTGGAGCCGCACCTTTATCTGCACATGTGGAAGGTTACTTACGGGTGGTTACTTGTGCTCATGTCCTACAAGGATATG GTCTGACTGAAACCTGTGCGGGAACCTTTGTCTCATTACCAAATGAAATAGAAATGCTTGGAACAGTGGGCCCTCCTGTACCAAATGGTGACGTGTGCCTGGAATCTGTTCCTGACATGGGATACAACGCCCTAGCAACTACACCAAGAGGAGAAATTTGTCTAAAGGGAAAAACCTTGTTTGCAGGGTACTACAAATGTGAAGACCTCACCAAAGAGGTTCTGATCGATGAATGGTTCCATACAG GGGATATTGGAGAGTGGCAACCTAacggaagcatgaaaattattGATCGGAAGAAGAATATATTTAAGCTTTCACAAGGAGAATATGTTGCTGTCGAAAACCTGGAGAATATTTACGGTCAAGTTTCTTCTATTGAATCT ATATGGGTTTATGGAAACAGTTTCGAGGCCTTCCTTGTTGCTGTTGTTAACCCCAGTAAGCAAGCACTTGAACATTGGGCACAAGAAAATGGCAtatccatggacttcaattctCTCTGTGAAGATGCTCGAGCAAAAAGTTACATACTTGAAGAGCTCTCAAAGATTGCgaaggaaaagaag TTGAAAGGGTTTGAGTTTATAAAGGCAGTTCACATTGACCCAATTCAATTTGACATGGAACGCGACCTTATCACTCCAACATATAAGAAGAAGAGGCCACAGTTGCTTAAATACTATCAG
- the LOC114376533 gene encoding uncharacterized protein LOC114376533 isoform X2 — MAAKPLTTEAIALTEKKMDMTLDDIIKMSKNPKNKKQRRVPNKSQKFSNNFTQDKSAKVQRYMESRSSLRQGALAKRRSNFQGNQFPAAVEVARKAVTAPLHNRVPNRNRVANWNKTRFQVPVGQRRAANGGFAAKQPLPSPQKQQENVDIMPKQKPQTLDSLFANMKEQRMRVLSMQNNAVQRNGGGNRRLPWGRGRFGN, encoded by the exons ATGGCTGCCAAACCTCTTACTACCGAGGCGATTGCGCTTACGGAAAAGAAGATGGACATGACACTAG ATGACATAATCAAAATGTCTAAAAACCCGAAGAATAAGAAGCAAAGAAGGGTTCCG AACAAAAGtcaaaaattttcaaacaattttACTCAGGATAAGTCTGCAAAGGTCCAGCGTTATATGGAATCGAGATCTTCTCTTAGACAG GGGGCTCTTGCAAAAAGAAGGTCTAATTTCCAGGGAAACCAATTTCCTGCTGCAGTTGAAGTTGCGCGAAAAGCTGTTACTGCTCCTCTGCACAATAGAGTCCCTAATCGTAATAGGGTGGCTAACTGGAATAAAACAag ATTTCAAGTTCCTGTAGGTCAGAGAAGGGCTGCTAATGGAGGCTTTGCTGCTAAG CAACCACTTCCTTCCCCTCAGAAGCAGCAAGAGAATGTGGATATAATGCCAAAGCAAAAGCCTCAGACGCTGGATTCACTGTTTGCAAACATGAAGGAGCAAAGAATGAGAGTTTTGTCAATGCAGAATAATGCTGTGCAACGCAATGGAGGTGGAAATAGGAGGCTCCCATGGGGAAGAGGCCGATTTGGCAACTAA
- the LOC114376847 gene encoding uncharacterized protein LOC114376847, with protein sequence MGAGQALKRIPRIKFPQRHPKPSGSAPEIQASSSTTDASLAFFKSSNASSSVGGKASLQPKRTPVSKEEIEAILLGGSF encoded by the exons ATGGGTGCAGGTCAAGCTCTGAAAAGAATCCCTCGCATCAAGTTCCCCCAGAGACATCCCAAACCTTCTG GTTCTGCACCTGAGATTCAAGCTTCGTCTTCAACAACTGATGCCAGTCTAGCGTTCTTTAAAAGTTCAAATGCCTCATCCTCAGTTGGAGGGAAGGCCTCTCTTCAACCCAAAAGAACTCCAGTGTCCAAAGAGgagattgaggcaattttg TTGGGTGGCAGCTTCTAA
- the LOC114376532 gene encoding long chain acyl-CoA synthetase 4-like isoform X3 yields the protein MKVGNSIRSCGYGKGVKCGIYGANSAEWIMSMQACNAHGLYCVPLYDTLGAGAIEFIICHSEISIAFAEEKKIPELFKTFPNATKYLKTIVSFGKVTPEQKQEVESFGLAIYSWDEFLLVGQTQSFDLPIKKRSDICTIMYTSGTTGDPKGVLISNESIITLLAGVKRLLESVNEQLTEKDVYISYLPLAHSFDRVIEEIFIWHGASIGFCRGDVKLLIDDVGELKPTIFCAVPRVLDRVYSGLTHKISSGGFLKKTLFNFAYSYKLNNMKKGLRHGEASPLLDKIVFDKVKQGLGGRVRLILSGAAPLSAHVEGYLRVVTCAHVLQGYGLTETCAGTFVSLPNEIEMLGTVGPPVPNGDVCLESVPDMGYNALATTPRGEICLKGKTLFAGYYKCEDLTKEVLIDEWFHTGDIGEWQPNGSMKIIDRKKNIFKLSQGEYVAVENLENIYGQVSSIESIWVYGNSFEAFLVAVVNPSKQALEHWAQENGISMDFNSLCEDARAKSYILEELSKIAKEKKLKGFEFIKAVHIDPIQFDMERDLITPTYKKKRPQLLKYYQNAIDNMYKSGGSKPSA from the exons ATGAAAGTTGGGAATTCTATCCGCAGCTGTGGTTATGGAAAA GGTGTAAAATGTGGTATTTATGGTGCCAATTCTGCAGAATGGATTATGAGCATGCAG GCTTGCAATGCTCATGGACTTTATTGTGTTCCTTTATATGATACCTTGG GTGCTGGGGCTATAGAGTTTATTATATGCCATTCAGAGATCTCAATTGCATTTgcagaagagaagaagatacCTGAG CTATTCAAGACATTTCCAAATGCAACAAAGTATCTCAAGA CAATTGTAAGCTTCGGAAAGGTTACCCCTGAACAAAAGCAAGAAGTTGAAAGTTTTGGGTTGGCAATATATTCATGGGATGAATTTTTACTAGTG GGTCAAACTCAGAGCTTTGATCTTCCTATTAAGAAAAGGAGTGACATCTGTACAATAATGTATACTAGTGGAACTACCGGTGACCCCAAGGGAGTGTTGATATCAAATGAGAGTATTATTACTCTCTTAGCTGGGGTTAAGCGATTGTTGGAGAGTGTAAATGAACAA TTGACTGAGAAGGATGTATACATATCATACCTTCCACTCGCACATTCTTTTGATAGGGTCATTGAGGAGATATTCATATGGCATGGTGCTTCAATAGGTTTCTGCCGTGGG GATGTCAAATTGTTAATTGATGATGTTGGGGAACTAAAACCAACTATTTTCTGTGCTGTTCCCCGTGTGCTTGATAGAGTGTACTCAG GTTTGACACATAAGATTTCTTCTGGGGGCTTCTTGAAGAAGACATTATTCAACTTTGCTTATTCATA TAAGCTTAATAACATGAAGAAAGGGCTTAGACATGGAGAGGCATCTCCACTTCttgataaaattgtgtttgacaag GTAAAGCAAGGTTTAGGGGGTAGAGTACGTCTTATTTTGTCTGGAGCCGCACCTTTATCTGCACATGTGGAAGGTTACTTACGGGTGGTTACTTGTGCTCATGTCCTACAAGGATATG GTCTGACTGAAACCTGTGCGGGAACCTTTGTCTCATTACCAAATGAAATAGAAATGCTTGGAACAGTGGGCCCTCCTGTACCAAATGGTGACGTGTGCCTGGAATCTGTTCCTGACATGGGATACAACGCCCTAGCAACTACACCAAGAGGAGAAATTTGTCTAAAGGGAAAAACCTTGTTTGCAGGGTACTACAAATGTGAAGACCTCACCAAAGAGGTTCTGATCGATGAATGGTTCCATACAG GGGATATTGGAGAGTGGCAACCTAacggaagcatgaaaattattGATCGGAAGAAGAATATATTTAAGCTTTCACAAGGAGAATATGTTGCTGTCGAAAACCTGGAGAATATTTACGGTCAAGTTTCTTCTATTGAATCT ATATGGGTTTATGGAAACAGTTTCGAGGCCTTCCTTGTTGCTGTTGTTAACCCCAGTAAGCAAGCACTTGAACATTGGGCACAAGAAAATGGCAtatccatggacttcaattctCTCTGTGAAGATGCTCGAGCAAAAAGTTACATACTTGAAGAGCTCTCAAAGATTGCgaaggaaaagaag TTGAAAGGGTTTGAGTTTATAAAGGCAGTTCACATTGACCCAATTCAATTTGACATGGAACGCGACCTTATCACTCCAACATATAAGAAGAAGAGGCCACAGTTGCTTAAATACTATCAG
- the LOC114376846 gene encoding uncharacterized protein LOC114376846, translating into MFKLFTLRGLPWSLRSGGQEKVELTVVEVESLRSELADIEEREAQLKAQLENIDEILRSARLSGYLYIRKRWAALPGEPPPIDDTDVDDWLPRFVVLQGACLFLYLLCTDLSPHDSTLLSDIVEVDKLPSFKREEDDETRYAFYILTRHGLRYECSSSSQIQVDSWLSALHSDCKLETDTSTPNGSIEL; encoded by the exons atgtttaaattatttactcTTCGGGGGCTGCCATGGAGCTTGAGAAGTGGTGGTCAGGAAAAG gTTGAGCTAACAGTTGTTGAAGTAGAGTCACTTCGATCAGAACTTGCTGATATAGAAGAGAGGGAAGCTCAATTGAAAGCTCA GTTGGAAAATATTGATGAAATTTTGCGGTCAGCTCGTCTATCTGGCTATTTGTACATTCGAAAA aGATGGGCAGCACTTCCAGGAGAACCTCCTCCTATAGATGATACTGACGTAGATGATTGGCTTCCTCGATTTGTTGTTCTTCAGGGTGCATGTCTATTCTTATATTTGTTGTGTACAG ATCTAAGTCCTCATGACTCAACGCTTCTATCTGATATTGTTGAAGTAGACAAACTACCAAGTTTTAAGCgtgaagaagatgatgagacACGATAcgccttttatattttaactcgTCATGGTTTACGATATGAATGTTCAAGCAGTTCCCAGATACAG GTGGATTCATGGTTATCAGCTTTACACTCCGACTGCAAATTGGAAACTGATACATCAACTCCCAATGGCTCAATAGAATTGTAA
- the LOC114376532 gene encoding long chain acyl-CoA synthetase 4-like isoform X4: MWYLWCQFCRMDYEHAGAGAIEFIICHSEISIAFAEEKKIPELFKTFPNATKYLKTIVSFGKVTPEQKQEVESFGLAIYSWDEFLLVGQTQSFDLPIKKRSDICTIMYTSGTTGDPKGVLISNESIITLLAGVKRLLESVNEQLTEKDVYISYLPLAHSFDRVIEEIFIWHGASIGFCRGDVKLLIDDVGELKPTIFCAVPRVLDRVYSGLTHKISSGGFLKKTLFNFAYSYKLNNMKKGLRHGEASPLLDKIVFDKVKQGLGGRVRLILSGAAPLSAHVEGYLRVVTCAHVLQGYGLTETCAGTFVSLPNEIEMLGTVGPPVPNGDVCLESVPDMGYNALATTPRGEICLKGKTLFAGYYKCEDLTKEVLIDEWFHTGDIGEWQPNGSMKIIDRKKNIFKLSQGEYVAVENLENIYGQVSSIESIWVYGNSFEAFLVAVVNPSKQALEHWAQENGISMDFNSLCEDARAKSYILEELSKIAKEKKLKGFEFIKAVHIDPIQFDMERDLITPTYKKKRPQLLKYYQNAIDNMYKSGGSKPSA, translated from the exons ATGTGGTATTTATGGTGCCAATTCTGCAGAATGGATTATGAGCATGCAG GTGCTGGGGCTATAGAGTTTATTATATGCCATTCAGAGATCTCAATTGCATTTgcagaagagaagaagatacCTGAG CTATTCAAGACATTTCCAAATGCAACAAAGTATCTCAAGA CAATTGTAAGCTTCGGAAAGGTTACCCCTGAACAAAAGCAAGAAGTTGAAAGTTTTGGGTTGGCAATATATTCATGGGATGAATTTTTACTAGTG GGTCAAACTCAGAGCTTTGATCTTCCTATTAAGAAAAGGAGTGACATCTGTACAATAATGTATACTAGTGGAACTACCGGTGACCCCAAGGGAGTGTTGATATCAAATGAGAGTATTATTACTCTCTTAGCTGGGGTTAAGCGATTGTTGGAGAGTGTAAATGAACAA TTGACTGAGAAGGATGTATACATATCATACCTTCCACTCGCACATTCTTTTGATAGGGTCATTGAGGAGATATTCATATGGCATGGTGCTTCAATAGGTTTCTGCCGTGGG GATGTCAAATTGTTAATTGATGATGTTGGGGAACTAAAACCAACTATTTTCTGTGCTGTTCCCCGTGTGCTTGATAGAGTGTACTCAG GTTTGACACATAAGATTTCTTCTGGGGGCTTCTTGAAGAAGACATTATTCAACTTTGCTTATTCATA TAAGCTTAATAACATGAAGAAAGGGCTTAGACATGGAGAGGCATCTCCACTTCttgataaaattgtgtttgacaag GTAAAGCAAGGTTTAGGGGGTAGAGTACGTCTTATTTTGTCTGGAGCCGCACCTTTATCTGCACATGTGGAAGGTTACTTACGGGTGGTTACTTGTGCTCATGTCCTACAAGGATATG GTCTGACTGAAACCTGTGCGGGAACCTTTGTCTCATTACCAAATGAAATAGAAATGCTTGGAACAGTGGGCCCTCCTGTACCAAATGGTGACGTGTGCCTGGAATCTGTTCCTGACATGGGATACAACGCCCTAGCAACTACACCAAGAGGAGAAATTTGTCTAAAGGGAAAAACCTTGTTTGCAGGGTACTACAAATGTGAAGACCTCACCAAAGAGGTTCTGATCGATGAATGGTTCCATACAG GGGATATTGGAGAGTGGCAACCTAacggaagcatgaaaattattGATCGGAAGAAGAATATATTTAAGCTTTCACAAGGAGAATATGTTGCTGTCGAAAACCTGGAGAATATTTACGGTCAAGTTTCTTCTATTGAATCT ATATGGGTTTATGGAAACAGTTTCGAGGCCTTCCTTGTTGCTGTTGTTAACCCCAGTAAGCAAGCACTTGAACATTGGGCACAAGAAAATGGCAtatccatggacttcaattctCTCTGTGAAGATGCTCGAGCAAAAAGTTACATACTTGAAGAGCTCTCAAAGATTGCgaaggaaaagaag TTGAAAGGGTTTGAGTTTATAAAGGCAGTTCACATTGACCCAATTCAATTTGACATGGAACGCGACCTTATCACTCCAACATATAAGAAGAAGAGGCCACAGTTGCTTAAATACTATCAG
- the LOC114375149 gene encoding uncharacterized protein LOC114375149: MMHTMFACLNKKVEENLKVTKAVYRDELITKKKPSTVPSKALVKKSVRFADSEPSIFGEDTNEKKLVKGRCSSDGDESGGIRVKLKMTKEEAARLLSKCKEGGVLEFKDVARELVALPLNRVSVVSALHER, from the coding sequence ATGATGCACACCATGTTTGCGTGCCTCAAtaaaaaagtagaagaaaatcTCAAAGTCACAAAGGCAGTGTACAGAGATGAGTTAATAACCAAAAAGAAACCTTCAACAGTGCCAAGCAAGGCATTAGTGAAGAAAAGTGTCCGTTTTGCGGACTCAGAACCTTCCATTTTTGGAGAAGATACCAATGAGAAGAAGTTGGTGAAAGGAAGGTGTAGTAGTGATGGTGATGAATCAGGAGGGATTAGAGTGAAGCTAAAGATGACAAAGGAAGAAGCGGCACGTTTGCTATCAAAATGCAAAGAAGGAGGAGTTCTCGAGTTCAAGGATGTTGCTCGTGAGCTTGTGGCCCTCCCACTGAACCGAGTTAGTGTTGTGTCTGCTTTACACGAACGATAA
- the LOC114376533 gene encoding uncharacterized protein LOC114376533 isoform X1 has product MAAKPLTTEAIALTEKKMDMTLDDIIKMSKNPKNKKQRRVPNKSQKFSNNFTQDKSAKVQRYMESRSSLRQGALAKRRSNFQGNQFPAAVEVARKAVTAPLHNRVPNRNRVANWNKTRFQVPVGQRRAANGGFAAKQQPLPSPQKQQENVDIMPKQKPQTLDSLFANMKEQRMRVLSMQNNAVQRNGGGNRRLPWGRGRFGN; this is encoded by the exons ATGGCTGCCAAACCTCTTACTACCGAGGCGATTGCGCTTACGGAAAAGAAGATGGACATGACACTAG ATGACATAATCAAAATGTCTAAAAACCCGAAGAATAAGAAGCAAAGAAGGGTTCCG AACAAAAGtcaaaaattttcaaacaattttACTCAGGATAAGTCTGCAAAGGTCCAGCGTTATATGGAATCGAGATCTTCTCTTAGACAG GGGGCTCTTGCAAAAAGAAGGTCTAATTTCCAGGGAAACCAATTTCCTGCTGCAGTTGAAGTTGCGCGAAAAGCTGTTACTGCTCCTCTGCACAATAGAGTCCCTAATCGTAATAGGGTGGCTAACTGGAATAAAACAag ATTTCAAGTTCCTGTAGGTCAGAGAAGGGCTGCTAATGGAGGCTTTGCTGCTAAG CAGCAACCACTTCCTTCCCCTCAGAAGCAGCAAGAGAATGTGGATATAATGCCAAAGCAAAAGCCTCAGACGCTGGATTCACTGTTTGCAAACATGAAGGAGCAAAGAATGAGAGTTTTGTCAATGCAGAATAATGCTGTGCAACGCAATGGAGGTGGAAATAGGAGGCTCCCATGGGGAAGAGGCCGATTTGGCAACTAA
- the LOC114376532 gene encoding long chain acyl-CoA synthetase 5-like isoform X2, translating to MAQKRFIIEVERAKEASEGRPSRGPVYRSLFAKDGFPAPIQGLDCCWDVFRLSVEKYPSNPMLGRREIVDGKPGKYKWLTYKEVYDQVMKVGNSIRSCGYGKGVKCGIYGANSAEWIMSMQACNAHGLYCVPLYDTLGAGAIEFIICHSEISIAFAEEKKIPELFKTFPNATKYLKTIVSFGKVTPEQKQEVESFGLAIYSWDEFLLVLTEKDVYISYLPLAHSFDRVIEEIFIWHGASIGFCRGDVKLLIDDVGELKPTIFCAVPRVLDRVYSGLTHKISSGGFLKKTLFNFAYSYKLNNMKKGLRHGEASPLLDKIVFDKVKQGLGGRVRLILSGAAPLSAHVEGYLRVVTCAHVLQGYGLTETCAGTFVSLPNEIEMLGTVGPPVPNGDVCLESVPDMGYNALATTPRGEICLKGKTLFAGYYKCEDLTKEVLIDEWFHTGDIGEWQPNGSMKIIDRKKNIFKLSQGEYVAVENLENIYGQVSSIESIWVYGNSFEAFLVAVVNPSKQALEHWAQENGISMDFNSLCEDARAKSYILEELSKIAKEKKLKGFEFIKAVHIDPIQFDMERDLITPTYKKKRPQLLKYYQNAIDNMYKSGGSKPSA from the exons ATGGCACAGAAGAGATTCATCATCGAGGTCGAGAGAGCGAAGGAGGCCAGTGAAGGAAGGCCTTCGAGAGGACCTGTCTATCGTAGCCTCTTCGCCAAGGATGGATTCCCTGCTCCCATTCAAGGTCTCGATTGTTGCTGGGACGTTTTTCG ATTGTCTGTTGAGAAATATCCATCAAATCCAATGCTTGGTCGACGGGAAATTGTGGATGGGAAG CCAGGCAAGTACAAGTGGCTAACATACAAAGAAGTATATGACCAGGTGATGAAAGTTGGGAATTCTATCCGCAGCTGTGGTTATGGAAAA GGTGTAAAATGTGGTATTTATGGTGCCAATTCTGCAGAATGGATTATGAGCATGCAG GCTTGCAATGCTCATGGACTTTATTGTGTTCCTTTATATGATACCTTGG GTGCTGGGGCTATAGAGTTTATTATATGCCATTCAGAGATCTCAATTGCATTTgcagaagagaagaagatacCTGAG CTATTCAAGACATTTCCAAATGCAACAAAGTATCTCAAGA CAATTGTAAGCTTCGGAAAGGTTACCCCTGAACAAAAGCAAGAAGTTGAAAGTTTTGGGTTGGCAATATATTCATGGGATGAATTTTTACTAGTG TTGACTGAGAAGGATGTATACATATCATACCTTCCACTCGCACATTCTTTTGATAGGGTCATTGAGGAGATATTCATATGGCATGGTGCTTCAATAGGTTTCTGCCGTGGG GATGTCAAATTGTTAATTGATGATGTTGGGGAACTAAAACCAACTATTTTCTGTGCTGTTCCCCGTGTGCTTGATAGAGTGTACTCAG GTTTGACACATAAGATTTCTTCTGGGGGCTTCTTGAAGAAGACATTATTCAACTTTGCTTATTCATA TAAGCTTAATAACATGAAGAAAGGGCTTAGACATGGAGAGGCATCTCCACTTCttgataaaattgtgtttgacaag GTAAAGCAAGGTTTAGGGGGTAGAGTACGTCTTATTTTGTCTGGAGCCGCACCTTTATCTGCACATGTGGAAGGTTACTTACGGGTGGTTACTTGTGCTCATGTCCTACAAGGATATG GTCTGACTGAAACCTGTGCGGGAACCTTTGTCTCATTACCAAATGAAATAGAAATGCTTGGAACAGTGGGCCCTCCTGTACCAAATGGTGACGTGTGCCTGGAATCTGTTCCTGACATGGGATACAACGCCCTAGCAACTACACCAAGAGGAGAAATTTGTCTAAAGGGAAAAACCTTGTTTGCAGGGTACTACAAATGTGAAGACCTCACCAAAGAGGTTCTGATCGATGAATGGTTCCATACAG GGGATATTGGAGAGTGGCAACCTAacggaagcatgaaaattattGATCGGAAGAAGAATATATTTAAGCTTTCACAAGGAGAATATGTTGCTGTCGAAAACCTGGAGAATATTTACGGTCAAGTTTCTTCTATTGAATCT ATATGGGTTTATGGAAACAGTTTCGAGGCCTTCCTTGTTGCTGTTGTTAACCCCAGTAAGCAAGCACTTGAACATTGGGCACAAGAAAATGGCAtatccatggacttcaattctCTCTGTGAAGATGCTCGAGCAAAAAGTTACATACTTGAAGAGCTCTCAAAGATTGCgaaggaaaagaag TTGAAAGGGTTTGAGTTTATAAAGGCAGTTCACATTGACCCAATTCAATTTGACATGGAACGCGACCTTATCACTCCAACATATAAGAAGAAGAGGCCACAGTTGCTTAAATACTATCAG